The Thiorhodovibrio litoralis genome includes a window with the following:
- a CDS encoding glycosyltransferase: MKILFIHQNFPGQFKHLAPALAARGHQVSAMPLRTAQPGQWQGVQLWPYQVSRGTTPNVHPWVADFETKTIRAEACFRAALALRAEGYTPDVIIAHHGWGESLFLKDVWPGAKLGLYCEFFYHPQGADVGFDPEFPPRDPGDVCRLRLKNLNNLAHFEIADAGLSPTHYQASTFPERFRHHIQVTHDGIDTDALAPDPGVELTLTTATGAQLRLSRADEVVTFVNRNLEPYRGYHRFMRALPELLKRRPQARVLIVGGEDVSYGARPDPAVHGQKTWKHIFIDEVRPYIPDADWARVHFLGKLDYAPFIAVLRLSRVHVYLTYPFVLSWSLLEAMSLGCAIVASDTAPVTEAIQHNETGRLVDFFDTAGLVEAIDQLLEDPSSRQRLGHQARAFAQASYDLKRICLPRQLAWVEGLAACA; encoded by the coding sequence GTGAAGATCCTCTTCATCCACCAGAACTTCCCCGGCCAGTTCAAGCACCTGGCACCCGCATTAGCGGCACGCGGCCATCAGGTCAGCGCCATGCCGCTGCGCACGGCCCAACCCGGCCAATGGCAGGGCGTACAACTCTGGCCCTACCAGGTCAGCCGTGGGACCACGCCGAATGTCCATCCCTGGGTGGCCGACTTTGAGACCAAGACCATCCGCGCCGAAGCCTGCTTTCGTGCCGCCCTGGCGCTGAGAGCCGAGGGCTATACCCCAGACGTCATCATCGCCCACCACGGCTGGGGCGAGAGCCTGTTTCTGAAAGACGTCTGGCCAGGCGCCAAGCTTGGGCTGTATTGCGAGTTCTTCTACCACCCCCAAGGCGCCGATGTCGGCTTCGACCCAGAGTTTCCGCCCCGGGACCCCGGCGATGTCTGTCGCTTGCGACTGAAGAACCTCAACAACCTCGCGCACTTTGAAATCGCCGACGCAGGCTTGAGCCCCACGCACTATCAGGCCAGCACCTTCCCCGAGCGCTTTCGCCACCACATCCAGGTGACTCACGACGGCATCGATACCGACGCCCTGGCTCCTGACCCGGGTGTGGAACTGACCCTGACCACCGCCACCGGCGCCCAACTCCGCTTGAGCCGGGCGGACGAGGTGGTGACCTTCGTCAACCGCAACCTCGAGCCCTATCGCGGTTACCACCGCTTCATGCGTGCGCTGCCCGAACTGCTCAAGCGCCGCCCACAGGCGCGGGTGTTGATCGTCGGTGGCGAGGATGTGAGCTACGGCGCCCGCCCTGATCCGGCTGTCCATGGCCAAAAGACCTGGAAGCACATCTTCATCGACGAAGTTCGCCCGTACATCCCCGATGCCGACTGGGCGCGGGTGCATTTCCTCGGCAAGCTCGACTACGCGCCCTTCATCGCCGTGCTGCGCCTCTCGCGCGTCCATGTATACCTGACCTACCCCTTTGTACTCTCCTGGAGCCTGCTCGAAGCCATGAGCCTGGGCTGCGCCATCGTCGCCAGCGACACCGCCCCGGTCACAGAAGCCATCCAGCACAATGAAACCGGCCGGCTGGTTGACTTTTTTGACACCGCCGGCTTGGTCGAGGCCATCGACCAGCTGCTTGAAGACCCCAGCTCAAGACAGCGCCTGGGCCACCAAGCCCGCGCCTTTGCCCAGGCGAGCTATGATCTCAAACGCATTTGCCTGCCGCGGCAGCTGGCGTGGGTGGAGGGGCTGGCCGCTTGCGCTTAG
- a CDS encoding CmcI family methyltransferase, producing MTELSPWTPSERSYLVSDLCRQYARASANEGWFRQSWLGVELWQMPQDILRLQAVVHQARPRWIIETGTKFGGSAIFFASLLAMLGEKDGGVLTVDLNLRAEAREVLASHPLGARVRLALEGDAADPAIIDQFADHISADPGPVLVFLDDDHNAEHVQRELEGYAALIQPGGWLIVADTIFADLAGTPVGQATEKYPNVAQSNPRTAIERFLAGYPDFQRVAPPFDYGPGNFLDGFLQREWRPER from the coding sequence GTGACTGAGCTTTCTCCCTGGACGCCCTCCGAGCGCAGCTATTTGGTCAGCGACCTGTGCCGCCAGTATGCTCGCGCCTCTGCCAATGAAGGCTGGTTTCGCCAGTCCTGGCTCGGCGTGGAGCTGTGGCAAATGCCGCAGGACATTCTGCGCCTGCAGGCCGTGGTGCATCAGGCGCGCCCGCGCTGGATCATCGAGACCGGCACCAAGTTTGGCGGCTCGGCGATCTTTTTCGCCTCCCTGCTGGCCATGCTGGGGGAGAAGGACGGTGGGGTGCTGACGGTGGATTTGAATCTGCGTGCCGAGGCGAGGGAAGTCCTCGCCAGTCATCCGCTGGGCGCCCGGGTACGCTTGGCCTTGGAAGGCGATGCCGCCGATCCAGCCATCATCGATCAATTTGCTGATCACATTTCCGCTGATCCCGGCCCGGTGCTGGTGTTTCTCGATGATGACCACAATGCCGAGCATGTGCAGCGCGAGTTGGAGGGCTATGCCGCGTTGATCCAACCTGGCGGCTGGCTGATCGTCGCCGATACCATCTTTGCAGACCTGGCCGGCACCCCAGTGGGCCAAGCGACCGAGAAGTATCCCAATGTAGCTCAGTCCAACCCGCGCACGGCCATTGAGCGGTTTCTGGCTGGGTACCCGGACTTCCAGCGCGTGGCTCCGCCGTTCGACTATGGACCGGGGAATTTTCTCGATGGGTTTTTACAGCGCGAATGGCGTCCAGAGCGATAG
- a CDS encoding ExeA family protein, with product MNKTLLALYGLKFNPFSPELPTAALHRSAPVEQFCWRIEQSLIREGGFALIQGDPGTGKSAVLRLLDERLRQLPDISVGALTHPSSKVADFYREMGDLFAVDLKPHNRWGGFKILRERWLAHLETTLLRPVLLIDEAQEMHPTVLNELRLLTSMQFDSRTLLSVILAGDGRLATKLRREELLPLGSRIRTRLSMEYASREALVACLEHLQHSAGNASLMSAGLMKTLAEHALGNYRVLTTMAAELLAQAARLERAQLDEQLYLEVFGSAAGNARQRPSARAGA from the coding sequence ATGAACAAGACCCTGCTGGCCCTCTATGGACTGAAGTTCAATCCGTTCTCCCCGGAGCTGCCGACGGCGGCACTGCATCGCAGCGCGCCGGTGGAGCAGTTTTGCTGGCGCATCGAGCAGAGCCTGATCCGCGAAGGCGGTTTTGCGCTCATTCAAGGTGATCCGGGTACCGGCAAGAGTGCGGTACTGCGCCTGCTCGATGAGCGTCTGCGCCAGCTGCCCGATATCAGCGTTGGGGCGCTCACGCATCCCAGCTCGAAGGTGGCGGACTTCTACCGCGAGATGGGCGATCTGTTCGCCGTTGACCTCAAGCCCCATAACCGCTGGGGTGGCTTCAAGATCCTGCGCGAGCGCTGGCTGGCGCATCTGGAGACGACGCTGTTGCGCCCGGTGTTGCTCATCGACGAGGCGCAGGAGATGCATCCGACGGTGCTCAATGAGCTGCGTCTGCTGACCTCCATGCAGTTCGATTCGCGCACGTTGTTGAGCGTGATCCTGGCCGGCGATGGCCGCCTGGCGACCAAGCTGCGCCGTGAGGAGTTGCTGCCGCTGGGCAGTCGTATCCGTACGCGCCTGAGTATGGAGTATGCCAGTCGCGAGGCGCTGGTCGCCTGCCTGGAGCATTTACAACACAGTGCCGGCAATGCGAGTCTGATGAGCGCAGGGCTGATGAAGACGCTCGCTGAGCATGCGTTGGGCAATTATCGCGTGCTCACGACCATGGCGGCAGAATTGCTGGCGCAGGCTGCTCGGCTCGAACGCGCGCAGCTCGATGAACAACTCTACCTTGAGGTGTTTGGTTCAGCGGCGGGCAACGCCCGCCAACGCCCGAGTGCCAGGGCGGGCGCCTGA
- a CDS encoding tetratricopeptide repeat protein, with amino-acid sequence MEPQNDSTSKANRQLTIPEALNQAVAHHRAGQLQDAERLYRAILQAQPKHPDANHNLGVLAVSVNQIAAALALFETARAGNPAVTQYWLSSADALVRCARPDEAQSLVAQAQSSGLDEGGVQRLREYLAVHQRGDSSINAPGERYQQALQAHQSGDLQTAEAGYRQLIAQNPAHAEALHRLGLVLYQRGDPAGAEAFIRRAIRINDQVPAYHCHHGVMLKALLRLKEALQAYDRALALKLDYAEAHSNRGNALRNLGRLEEALQAYDQALALKPDYAEAHSNRGNALYDLGRLEEALQAYDQALALKPDFAEAHSNRGTALYDLGRLEEALQAYDQALALKPDYAEAHFNRGNALKDLGRLEEALGAYEQALRLKPEYAEATSNRLFLLHYHEGDRAFELLAQERRIAQMQRSRPVEPQMSFSRPNTGRRLRVGYVSGYFYHHAVGFFVQDLFTQHDRTRIELSAYSGTHRVDAVTNRIRDAVDHWQTFVGLTDEAAAARIRADEIDVLIDLSGHNSHNRLGVFAQRAAPVQAHYLGFPGSTYLPEMDYWIGDDLLTPAWVAEHYLEQLWPLPRVWVAYHGTEQAPKPAWCPRDDGVLWLGSFNNLIKITPTTIASWARVLHALPEAKLLLKTNELADASNRERVLRAFSGQGIAGERIELQDRQATPSWSAHMAYYDRLDIALDPIGPVCGGTTTCDALWMGVPVVTKLGDRMGSRMSASMLTALGREEWIATDDEGSIAKVVALARDVEGRRQIRLTQREQMRQSPLCDARGLATALEDAYEAMYERWWAEQSSKVAAS; translated from the coding sequence ATGGAACCCCAAAACGACTCAACATCCAAGGCCAACCGCCAGCTAACGATCCCCGAGGCGCTGAACCAGGCGGTAGCGCATCATCGCGCTGGCCAGCTGCAGGATGCCGAGCGATTGTATCGGGCTATTTTGCAGGCACAGCCCAAGCATCCCGACGCCAACCACAACCTTGGCGTGCTGGCCGTTTCCGTGAATCAGATCGCCGCTGCGCTTGCGCTGTTTGAGACGGCACGCGCGGGCAATCCCGCGGTCACCCAATACTGGCTCAGCAGTGCTGACGCCTTGGTGCGCTGCGCACGCCCCGACGAGGCGCAATCCCTGGTCGCCCAAGCGCAGAGCAGCGGTCTGGATGAAGGCGGTGTCCAAAGGCTGCGAGAATACCTCGCGGTGCACCAGCGAGGTGACAGCTCCATAAACGCGCCAGGCGAGCGCTATCAGCAGGCTTTGCAAGCGCATCAAAGTGGTGATCTGCAGACCGCCGAAGCAGGCTACCGGCAACTCATCGCCCAGAACCCCGCACACGCCGAGGCACTGCATCGTCTGGGGTTGGTTCTGTACCAGCGCGGCGACCCCGCAGGCGCCGAGGCATTCATTCGCCGTGCGATACGCATCAACGATCAAGTCCCGGCCTATCACTGCCATCACGGTGTCATGTTGAAAGCCCTCTTGCGCTTGAAGGAGGCCCTGCAAGCCTATGACCGAGCCTTAGCGCTCAAGCTCGATTATGCCGAGGCGCACTCCAACCGGGGCAATGCCCTCAGGAACCTCGGGCGTTTGGAGGAGGCCCTACAGGCTTATGACCAAGCCTTAGCGCTTAAGCCCGATTATGCCGAGGCGCACTCCAACCGGGGCAATGCCCTCTATGACCTTGGGCGCTTGGAGGAGGCCCTACAGGCTTATGACCAAGCCTTAGCGCTTAAGCCCGATTTTGCCGAGGCGCACTCCAACCGGGGCACAGCCCTCTATGACCTCGGGCGTTTGGAGGAGGCCCTACAGGCTTATGACCAAGCCTTGGCGCTTAAGCCCGATTATGCCGAGGCGCACTTCAACCGGGGCAATGCCCTCAAGGACCTCGGGCGCTTGGAGGAGGCGCTTGGCGCCTATGAACAGGCGTTGCGGCTCAAGCCTGAGTATGCCGAGGCCACGTCTAACCGGCTGTTTCTGCTGCACTACCACGAAGGCGATCGGGCGTTTGAGCTGCTTGCCCAAGAGCGACGCATTGCCCAGATGCAGCGGTCGCGCCCTGTTGAGCCACAAATGTCGTTTTCACGCCCCAACACCGGGCGCCGCCTGCGCGTTGGCTATGTCTCAGGGTATTTTTACCACCACGCAGTTGGCTTTTTTGTCCAAGACTTGTTCACCCAGCATGATCGCACCCGGATCGAACTCTCGGCCTACTCAGGCACCCACCGAGTTGATGCAGTCACGAACCGCATCAGGGACGCCGTCGATCACTGGCAGACGTTTGTGGGTCTCACTGACGAAGCGGCCGCTGCGCGCATCCGCGCCGATGAGATCGATGTCCTGATCGACCTCTCCGGTCACAATTCCCACAATCGCCTTGGCGTCTTCGCCCAACGCGCGGCGCCGGTGCAGGCACATTATCTGGGTTTTCCTGGCTCTACCTATCTGCCCGAGATGGACTACTGGATCGGCGATGACCTGCTCACTCCGGCATGGGTGGCCGAGCATTACTTGGAACAGCTCTGGCCGCTACCGCGCGTCTGGGTCGCCTATCATGGCACCGAACAAGCACCGAAACCGGCCTGGTGCCCGCGCGACGATGGGGTGCTGTGGCTCGGGAGCTTCAATAACCTGATCAAGATCACGCCCACCACCATCGCCTCCTGGGCACGGGTGCTGCACGCCTTGCCGGAGGCCAAGTTGCTGCTCAAGACCAATGAACTGGCGGATGCCAGCAATCGCGAACGAGTGCTGCGAGCCTTCAGCGGCCAAGGGATCGCCGGGGAACGCATTGAGTTGCAGGACCGCCAAGCGACACCATCCTGGTCTGCACACATGGCTTACTACGACCGCCTGGACATTGCGCTGGACCCCATCGGCCCGGTGTGCGGCGGCACCACCACCTGCGATGCGCTCTGGATGGGCGTGCCGGTAGTGACCAAGCTGGGGGATCGTATGGGTTCACGCATGAGCGCTTCGATGCTGACTGCGCTGGGAAGGGAGGAGTGGATTGCCACGGACGATGAGGGGTCCATCGCGAAGGTCGTCGCGCTGGCACGCGATGTCGAAGGGCGCCGCCAGATTCGCCTGACCCAACGCGAGCAGATGCGCCAGAGCCCGCTGTGCGATGCCAGGGGCTTGGCTACCGCGCTGGAGGATGCCTATGAGGCGATGTACGAGCGCTGGTGGGCGGAGCAGAGTAGCAAGGTTGCAGCGTCATGA
- a CDS encoding methyltransferase domain-containing protein: protein MIARGIHAQAVVDCQGACTFPESTILEPGAVIYVGPQGRLTLGERNILYPNASIRIDQGWLTTGEEVSFGPGVQIYEPRAGIEIGNHCLIAGGVLICGVRHGLMETDRPMRQQPAESLPIVIDDDVWIGMGAVISPGVSIGAGAVIGAGSVVTRDIPARAVAWGSPCRVRRQRAAAGDVPWPADGPVKLHLGCGTRCIPGFVHIDAQAHPHVDLVADVARLEMIPDETADLVYASHVLEHFGRWEFRAVLAEWRRVLKPGGVLRLAVPDFAACAKLYHERGLADGLNGLIGLICGGQRDGMDYHKMIFDEPFLKHELLGLGFKNIRRWDWRASEHADVDDHSQSYLPHLDKEQGTLMSLNLEATR, encoded by the coding sequence ATGATCGCGCGGGGTATCCATGCCCAAGCGGTGGTGGACTGCCAGGGCGCTTGCACCTTCCCGGAGAGCACCATCCTTGAGCCCGGCGCGGTGATCTATGTCGGCCCGCAAGGGCGGCTGACCCTGGGTGAGCGCAATATTCTCTATCCCAATGCCAGCATACGCATCGACCAGGGTTGGCTGACAACCGGGGAGGAGGTCTCCTTCGGCCCCGGCGTGCAGATCTACGAACCGCGCGCTGGCATCGAAATCGGCAACCACTGCCTGATCGCCGGTGGCGTGCTGATCTGCGGCGTGCGTCATGGCCTGATGGAAACCGACCGCCCCATGCGCCAGCAGCCCGCCGAGTCCTTGCCCATCGTGATCGACGATGATGTGTGGATCGGCATGGGCGCGGTGATCTCCCCTGGGGTCAGCATCGGCGCGGGCGCGGTGATTGGTGCTGGCTCGGTGGTGACGCGCGATATTCCCGCCCGGGCGGTTGCCTGGGGATCGCCCTGCCGGGTGCGCCGCCAGCGCGCGGCGGCGGGAGACGTGCCCTGGCCAGCGGACGGCCCGGTGAAGCTTCACTTGGGCTGCGGCACGCGCTGCATTCCGGGTTTTGTGCATATCGACGCCCAGGCCCATCCCCATGTCGATCTGGTCGCCGATGTGGCCCGCCTGGAGATGATCCCCGATGAAACCGCCGATCTGGTCTACGCCTCCCATGTGCTCGAGCATTTCGGGCGCTGGGAATTCCGCGCGGTACTCGCCGAATGGCGCCGGGTGCTGAAACCCGGCGGCGTGCTTCGGTTAGCCGTGCCCGACTTCGCTGCCTGTGCCAAGCTGTATCATGAACGCGGCCTGGCCGATGGCCTGAATGGCTTGATCGGCCTGATCTGCGGCGGCCAGCGCGATGGGATGGATTATCACAAGATGATCTTCGACGAGCCCTTCCTGAAGCATGAACTGCTGGGGCTAGGCTTTAAGAACATCCGCCGGTGGGATTGGCGCGCGAGCGAGCATGCGGATGTGGATGACCATTCGCAGTCTTACCTGCCGCATTTGGACAAGGAGCAGGGAACCCTGATGAGCTTGAATCTGGAGGCGACGCGGTGA
- a CDS encoding alpha/beta fold hydrolase, protein MDVHAADQPAAGEPPADAKTQQARLLQVGQNGAPPLLLIPGALTAAQGLLPVAHVLAQRYRVGVLDVSVPIGGGDCFTLPQAVTLAANAVHHLAERDAEKPLVIGESAGGLIGLELARTHPALLAGLVLADPPLAPAKLWHVRAAMQQAISPAPAAELTLTVRFFADYARELFGYAVAAGETDTEPLYFDAVAQCHAPVLILTGEEPLWPMRQSARVPCCLDALDSWVLERIGKSVSVQRLPGGDHILLRRHPQESLDMIAEWADRAMCVTGSDVW, encoded by the coding sequence ATGGACGTTCATGCCGCTGACCAGCCTGCTGCTGGTGAACCACCAGCCGATGCCAAGACACAGCAAGCGCGCTTGCTGCAGGTAGGCCAAAACGGCGCGCCACCGTTGTTGCTGATCCCCGGCGCTCTAACCGCTGCGCAGGGGCTGCTGCCGGTTGCGCACGTCCTAGCGCAGCGGTATCGGGTTGGTGTCTTGGATGTCTCCGTGCCCATCGGCGGCGGCGATTGTTTTACCCTCCCGCAAGCCGTCACCTTGGCGGCCAACGCAGTGCACCATCTGGCCGAACGCGATGCTGAAAAGCCGCTGGTGATAGGCGAATCCGCCGGCGGGTTGATTGGCCTGGAACTGGCGCGCACGCATCCTGCGCTGCTGGCCGGGTTAGTGCTGGCCGACCCGCCTCTGGCGCCGGCCAAGCTCTGGCATGTGCGCGCGGCGATGCAGCAGGCCATTAGCCCGGCACCGGCGGCGGAGCTTACGCTGACGGTGCGTTTTTTTGCTGATTATGCGCGCGAGCTGTTTGGTTATGCCGTTGCTGCGGGAGAGACCGACACCGAACCCCTGTATTTCGACGCTGTCGCCCAATGCCACGCGCCGGTGCTCATTCTGACCGGCGAGGAGCCGCTATGGCCGATGCGCCAGAGCGCGCGCGTGCCCTGCTGCCTGGACGCGCTGGACAGCTGGGTTCTTGAGCGCATTGGCAAGAGCGTTAGCGTCCAGCGGCTACCCGGCGGCGACCATATTCTGCTGCGGCGTCATCCGCAGGAGTCTTTGGACATGATCGCCGAATGGGCCGACCGGGCGATGTGCGTAACTGGGAGCGATGTATGGTAG
- a CDS encoding DDE-type integrase/transposase/recombinase, with translation MSDDNGLGDPDGWARLRFAIIGPLLADPAPANALGARLKALAAKSWRHPVTGRAVSFSFGTLERWYYLARDAQDPVTALRPRRRSDAGEQRALSPRLMEAVQAQYRDYPGWTVQLHYDNLAALCAGDETLGPLPSYATVRRFMKRAGLHRRRVPARKTPGAEQAARRLEACEVRSYEAQYVHALWHLDFHHGSRNVLTRGGVWVKPLLLAVIDDHSRLICHLQWYLDETTETLVHGLGQALHKRGLPRALMSDNGAAMQAEEFTAGLHALGILHEPTLPYSPYQNAKQERFWATLEGRLMAMLKGLEELSLQRLNTLTQAWVEQEYHRKVHSETAATPLARLLDAPNVGRPCPDSEQVRAAFRCRVQRRQRRSDGTLSLAGKRFEVPARLRHLEQLHIAYARWDLSAVDVVDPHSGAILCRLYPLDKAANASGQRRRLEPAGAPPPPSQRATTLPPLLRDLLAEYAATGLPPAYLPKHDDLESSR, from the coding sequence ATGTCCGATGACAACGGCCTCGGTGATCCCGATGGTTGGGCGCGGTTGCGCTTTGCCATTATTGGTCCTTTATTGGCTGATCCTGCGCCGGCGAACGCGCTGGGCGCGCGGCTGAAGGCGCTGGCGGCCAAGTCATGGCGTCATCCGGTGACTGGGCGGGCGGTCAGTTTTAGCTTTGGGACCTTGGAGCGCTGGTATTACCTCGCACGCGATGCCCAAGACCCGGTGACCGCACTGCGCCCGCGCCGGCGCAGCGATGCCGGGGAGCAGCGCGCGCTGAGCCCGCGCCTGATGGAGGCCGTACAGGCGCAATACCGCGACTACCCCGGTTGGACGGTGCAGCTGCATTACGACAACCTCGCCGCCTTGTGCGCGGGCGATGAAACCCTGGGGCCGCTGCCCTCCTATGCCACCGTGCGCCGCTTCATGAAGCGCGCGGGCCTGCACCGCCGGCGTGTCCCGGCGCGCAAGACACCCGGGGCCGAGCAGGCCGCGCGGCGCCTGGAGGCCTGCGAGGTGCGCAGCTATGAAGCCCAGTATGTCCATGCCTTGTGGCATCTGGACTTTCATCATGGCTCGCGCAACGTCCTCACCCGGGGTGGCGTCTGGGTCAAGCCCCTGCTGCTGGCGGTCATCGACGATCACTCGCGCCTGATCTGCCATCTGCAGTGGTACCTCGATGAGACCACCGAGACCTTGGTGCATGGTCTGGGACAGGCGTTGCACAAGCGCGGGCTGCCGCGCGCCCTGATGAGCGATAACGGCGCGGCAATGCAGGCCGAGGAATTCACCGCCGGATTGCATGCGCTGGGCATCCTCCACGAGCCGACCCTGCCGTACAGCCCGTATCAGAACGCCAAGCAGGAGCGCTTCTGGGCCACGCTGGAAGGCCGCCTGATGGCGATGCTTAAGGGGCTGGAGGAGCTGAGCCTGCAGCGGCTCAACACCCTCACTCAGGCGTGGGTGGAGCAGGAGTACCACCGCAAGGTCCACAGTGAGACCGCCGCCACGCCGCTTGCGCGTCTTCTCGATGCGCCCAACGTGGGGCGCCCCTGTCCGGACAGCGAGCAGGTCCGCGCCGCTTTTCGTTGTCGCGTCCAACGCCGTCAGCGCCGCAGCGATGGGACGCTCAGCCTGGCGGGCAAGCGCTTCGAGGTGCCGGCGCGCTTGCGTCACCTTGAGCAACTGCATATCGCTTATGCCCGCTGGGATCTGAGTGCTGTGGACGTGGTTGATCCCCACTCGGGCGCCATCCTCTGCCGCCTCTATCCCCTCGATAAAGCCGCCAATGCCTCCGGGCAGCGTCGGCGCCTTGAGCCCGCCGGCGCACCGCCACCGCCATCACAACGCGCCACGACGCTGCCACCGTTGCTGCGCGACTTGCTCGCCGAGTATGCCGCCACCGGTCTGCCGCCGGCCTATCTGCCAAAACACGATGACCTGGAATCCAGTCGATGA
- a CDS encoding DNA-primase RepB domain-containing protein, whose amino-acid sequence MSRLSAERPHQAMTAARHTAVMLEAWHDAGIVRADLAVRTAKATMLWFHDRSLDQLPLGLARARNVQQADIYIRPARGYPWPMVFLDDVARPMAQRIARHYAALVVQTSTLGGCHLWLRLTRALDEAQRCDVQRWLIPRVGADPGSVSGEHLGRLAGMKNAKRGGEWVNVLRRPSPQERVWDPTPALPTMAPAPPPVVNCAPRARLSTGDPSESAREWGWVCGALEAGLAPTTVYQRLLERASPRRGADAERYARYTLARAIRQSARGN is encoded by the coding sequence ATGAGCCGCTTGAGCGCTGAGCGCCCGCACCAGGCCATGACAGCGGCAAGACACACCGCCGTGATGCTTGAGGCATGGCACGACGCTGGCATCGTGCGTGCCGATTTGGCGGTGCGCACCGCCAAGGCGACGATGCTGTGGTTCCATGATCGCTCTTTGGATCAGCTTCCGTTGGGGCTGGCCAGAGCGCGCAATGTCCAACAGGCCGATATTTATATCCGTCCAGCCCGCGGCTATCCCTGGCCAATGGTGTTTCTCGATGATGTCGCACGGCCGATGGCGCAGCGCATCGCTCGGCACTATGCGGCCCTGGTGGTGCAGACTTCGACGCTCGGGGGCTGCCACCTGTGGCTACGGCTGACCCGCGCGCTCGATGAGGCGCAGCGCTGTGATGTGCAGCGTTGGCTGATCCCGCGCGTTGGCGCCGATCCGGGCTCGGTCTCCGGTGAGCACCTCGGTCGGCTCGCCGGGATGAAGAATGCCAAGCGTGGCGGGGAGTGGGTCAATGTCCTTCGGCGACCAAGCCCGCAGGAGCGCGTCTGGGATCCAACTCCGGCCTTGCCAACGATGGCTCCGGCTCCGCCGCCGGTCGTCAACTGCGCTCCACGGGCGCGCTTATCCACCGGTGATCCGTCCGAATCTGCCCGCGAATGGGGCTGGGTCTGCGGCGCTCTTGAGGCCGGCCTTGCACCGACCACGGTCTACCAACGCTTGCTCGAGCGCGCGTCCCCGCGTCGCGGAGCCGATGCCGAGCGCTATGCCCGCTACACCCTCGCTCGCGCCATTCGCCAGAGCGCTAGAGGCAACTGA
- a CDS encoding class I SAM-dependent methyltransferase: MPQFLHIGCGPKHKDQTTAGFNTPDWQELRLDIDSAVEPDIIGTMTDMAAVESESMDALFSSHNIEHLYPHEVPVALAEFLRVLKPEGFAVITCPDLQSVCALVAEDKLTEPAYTSPAGPIAPLDILYGHRPSLARGNLYMAHKCGFTERVLIATLQSAGFTSIASRRRPAAFDLWAVASKAPLDEPALRALAGAHLPA, from the coding sequence ATGCCCCAATTCCTGCACATCGGCTGCGGCCCCAAGCACAAAGACCAGACCACCGCCGGGTTCAACACCCCCGACTGGCAAGAACTCCGCCTCGACATCGACTCGGCGGTTGAGCCCGATATCATTGGCACCATGACCGACATGGCGGCGGTAGAGTCCGAGAGCATGGACGCGCTCTTCTCCAGTCACAACATCGAACATCTCTACCCGCACGAAGTCCCGGTGGCGCTGGCCGAATTCCTGCGCGTGCTCAAACCCGAGGGCTTCGCCGTCATCACCTGCCCCGACCTGCAAAGCGTCTGCGCCCTGGTGGCCGAGGACAAACTGACAGAACCCGCCTACACCAGCCCCGCTGGCCCCATCGCCCCACTGGACATCCTCTACGGCCATCGCCCATCACTGGCGCGCGGCAACCTCTACATGGCGCACAAATGCGGTTTTACCGAACGGGTCTTGATCGCAACCCTGCAATCGGCTGGCTTTACCAGCATTGCCAGCCGCCGACGCCCTGCGGCGTTTGATCTGTGGGCGGTCGCGAGCAAAGCGCCACTCGACGAGCCCGCCCTGCGTGCCCTGGCCGGCGCCCATCTTCCGGCGTGA